A window of the Synchiropus splendidus isolate RoL2022-P1 chromosome 6, RoL_Sspl_1.0, whole genome shotgun sequence genome harbors these coding sequences:
- the calcoco1b gene encoding calcium-binding and coiled-coil domain-containing protein 1b encodes MDEVLSDTGTSTQPARLTFAMDKHTSVVFRNVGQLYFPQIRVECHYSLTSEHQWSSSDWIGIFKVGFSSIKQYHTYTWAQVPEGYTEGTAVNCCTLFYAFFLPRPSSDEYQFVYVDKNGKICAQSRSFTFCAPKPLEELETLKEERDEEEDEQREEEELLLVIPRAQLLQKHLEESVRDRAKLQEALTSAQKETERQHERFRREKVAWDRARQALKEDISELQGQLTMKNGMLKKIEGEHNDVKFSQENLSSELSKLLAEKVDSQQRITDLEDDVRLLSDREEEQRVELERLKERLRKTVTQMKHEEEKRKSLQTEMEASQSEVHVLQERLDAGDHSSEGLRRELRELGAREAQVHTELHQARLQVAQLSLQLSEENLVLREERASWAVERDAYKHAAEMEKKRVQELSAEVQRKDEWLQDERMERERLEVLLDDTRSELQGLKLSLRKHHKQQQPEHNSESESSSVNEEQSVTHLDGFTDEVHTEENTPDLDTEEQLEEPTVGKPLVQPELIHMVLSDLSGSNMW; translated from the exons ATGGATGAAGTGCTCAGCGACACTGGGACGTCAACACAACCAG CTCGTCTTACCTTCGCCATGGATAAACACACCAGTGTGGTGTTTCGAAACGTGGGGCAACTTTATTTCCCCCAGATCAGGGTGGAGTGTCACTACAGCCTGACCTCAGAGCACCAGTGGAGCAGCAGCGATTGGATTGGCATTTTCAAG GTGGGCTTCTCCTCCATCAAGCAGTACCACACGTACACGTGGGCCCAGGTTCCTGAAGGTTACACGGAAGGAACTGCCGTCAACTGCTGCACACTCTTTTATG CGTTCTTCCTGCCTCGACCCAGTTCTGACGAGTACCAGTTTGTCTATGTTGacaaaaatggaaagatttgTGCCCAAAGTCGCTCCTTCACCTTCTGTGCTCCGAAGCCACTGGAGGAACTGGAGACGCTGAAGGAGGAgcgggatgaggaggaggacgagcagcgggaggaggaagagctgctTCTGGTGATTCCCAgagctcagctgctgcag AAACACCTGGAGGAGTCTGTGAGAGATCGGGCCAAGCTGCAGGAGGCTCTGACCTCTGCACAGAAGGAGACGGAGAGACAGCATGAGCGCTTCAGAAGAGAGAAGGTGGCATGGGATCGAGCAAGACAGGCCTTGAAGGAGGACATTTCTGAGCTTCAAGGACAGCTGACGATGAAGAACGGCATGCTGAAGAAAATCGAAGGAGAACACAAT GATGTGAAATTCAGCCAGGAGAACCTTAGCAGTGAGCTGAGTAAGCTATTGGCTGAGAAGGTGGACAGTCAACAGAGAATCACAGACCTGGAGGATGATGTCAGGCTTCTGTCCGACCGAGAAGAGGAACAGagggtggagctggagag GCTGAAGGAGAGACTGAGGAAAACCGTCACTCAGATGAaacatgaggaggagaagaggaagtctCTGCAG ACGGAGATGGAAGCCAGCCAGTCTGAAGTCCATGTCCTTCAGGAGCGTCTGGACGCAGGAGACCACTCGTCCGAGGGTCTGCGGCGGGAGTTGAGGGAGCTCGGAGCCCGGGAGGCGCAAGTCCACACTGAGCTGCACCAGGCCCGGCTGCAGGTGGCCCAGCTGAGTCTGCAGTTGTCAGAGGAGAACCTGGTCCTGAGAGAGGAGCGAGCCAGCTGGGCTGTGGAGAGAGACGCCTACAAGCACGCGGCTGAG atggagaagAAACGAGTGCAGGAGCTGAGCGCTGAAGTGCAGAGGAAGGACGAGTGGCTGCAGGACGAGAGGAtggagagggagaggctggag GTTCTGCTGGACGACACCAGATCGGAGCTGCAAGGTCTAAAATTAAGTCTGAGGAAACATCACAAGCAACAACAG CCCGAACACAACTCGGAGTCGGAAAGTTCTT CTGTGAATGAAGAGCAGAGTGTCACTCATCTGGATGGATTCACCGATGAGGTCCACACCGAGGAGAACACACCGGACTTGGACACAGAG GAGCAGTTAGAGGAGCCCACTGTGGGGAAGCCCTTGGTCCAGCCTGAGCTCATCCACATGGTCCTCAG TGATTTGTCCGGCTCAAACATGTGGTAA
- the LOC128761190 gene encoding retinoic acid receptor gamma-A-like isoform X2 — translation MFDCMEALGLAPRPLFDVSGQGSCMLAKATPYFSGLDPFAWAGTGSIQSVETQSTSSEEMVPSSPSPPPPPRVYKPCFVCQDKSSGYHYGVSSCEGCKGFFRRSIQKNMVYTCHRDKNCQINKVTRNRCQYCRLQKCFEVGMSKEAVRNDRNKKKKEVKEEVVLPENYELSGELEELVNKVSKAHQETFPSLCQLGKYTTNSSADHRVQLDLGLWDKFSELSTKCIIKIVEFAKRLPGFTTLTIADQITLLKSACLDILMLRICTRYTPEQDTMTFSDGLTLNRTQMHNAGFGPLTDLVFAFAGQLLPLEMDDTETGLLSAICLICGDRMDLEEPEKVDKLQEPLLEALKIYTRRRRPNKPHMFPRMLMKVTDLRGISTKGAERAVTLKTEIPGPMPPLIREMLENPEAFEDSSDSGDSAAAAPPAIQAIKKEEKGTDESAVEEEEEEEDDYWDEEKERAVDSDGELGGDTPPKKGVTGKSQ, via the exons ATGTTCGACTGCATGGAGGCTCTGGGGTTGGCCCCGAGGCCCCTCTTCGATGTGTCCGGACAAGGGTCCTGCATGCTGGCCAAGGCCACCCCTTACTTCTCTGGCCTGGACCCCTTCGCCTGGGCCGGGACGGGCAGCATTCAGT cCGTGGAGACTCAGAGCACCAGCTCTGAGGAGATGGTGCCCAGCTCTCcatcgcctcctcctcctcctcgggtcTACAAGCCCTGCTTTGTGTGCCAGGACAAGTCCTCCGGATATCACTAtggagtcagctcctgtgaGGGATGCAAG GGCTTCTTCCGCCGCAGTATCCAGAAGAACATGGTGTACACGTGCCACCGAGACAAGAACTGTCAGATCAACAAAGTGACTCGGAACCGCTGTCAGTACTGCCGGCTGCAGAAGTGTTTCGAGGTGGGAATGTCCAAAGAAG cggtGCGTAACGAcaggaacaagaagaagaaagaggtgaaggaggaggtggtTCTGCCGGAGAACTACGAGCTGAGCGGGGAGTTGGAGGAGCTGGTCAACAAGGTCAGCAAAGCCCACCAGGAGACCTTTCCCTCCCTCTGTCAGCTGGGCAAGTACACCACA AACTCCAGCGCGGACCACAGGGTGCAGCTGGATCTGGGTCTGTGGGACAAGTTCAGTGAGTTGTCTACCAAGTGCATCATCAAGATCGTGGAGTTTGCCAAACGACTGCCGGGCTTCACCACGCTGACCATCGCTGACCAGATCACCCTACTCAAGTCCGCCTGTCTGGACATCCTG ATGCTGAGGATATGCACTCGCTACACTCCGGAGCAGGACACCATGACCTTCTCGGACGGTCTGACCCTCAACAGAACTCAGATGCACAACGCTGGCTTCGGACCCCTTACGGATCTGGTGTTCGCCTTTGCCGGTCAGCTGCTGCCGCTGGAGATGGACGACACAGAGACTGGGCTCCTCAGCGCCATCTGCCTCATCTGTGGCG ACCGCATGGATCTGGAGGAACCGGAGAAGGTGGACAAGCTGCAAGAGCCGCTGCTGGAGGCCTTGAAGATCTACACTCGTCGCAGACGCCCAAACAAGCCGCACATGTTCCCTCGCATGCTCATGAAAGTCACCGACCTCAGAGGAATCAGCACTAAag GCGCAGAGCGGGCTGTCACTCTGAAGACAGAGATTCCCGGTCCCATGCCTCCTCTGATCCGGGAGATGTTGGAGAACCCAGAAGCCTTTGAAGACAGCAGCGACTCCGGAGACAGCGCGGCCGCCGCTCCGCCCGCCATCCAGGCCatcaagaaggaggagaaggggacGGACGAGTCGgccgtggaggaggaagaggaggaggaggacgactaCTGGGACGAGGAGAAGGAGCGCGCGGTGGACAGTGACGGGGAGCTTGGTGGAGACACGCCACCTAAAAAAGGAGTGACCGGGAAAAGCCAATGA